The proteins below come from a single Epinephelus moara isolate mb chromosome 19, YSFRI_EMoa_1.0, whole genome shotgun sequence genomic window:
- the rbm45 gene encoding RNA-binding protein 45 translates to MEEYPAKQTENLDDPPNSRLFVVTSRSITEEELRESFSVFGDIQGVWVVKDKQTKESKGICYVKFSKSSQACLAMEEMHGKVLAEGTKPIKVFIAQSRSSTRHRDVEDEELTRIFVMIPKSFSEEDLKNTFKEYGDIEYCVIIKNKTTGESKGLGYVRYYKPSQAAVAIENCDKTYRAILAEPRTKNTAPEEYPVGPPRGDYSSSGGDSMNQYAFPMADPGNYPVMDYRSSDMTRCLMISTRAALTQEQVFALFDIIPGMEYCELQRDAYGMSKGHALIRYSNLGSAVYAKEKLNGFEYPPGNRLVVNFVDDGEDRSSPVGRMAMQFVATQMMSAAWNGPSSSQAMKPPSFPPVSPMARIQTDVNLPSMKKLAPPDSKAKERLFVVFSPSPLPPDVLEDVFCRFGSLIEVHLVPGRKVGYMKYADKQCADEAMAALHGRVVNGVKMKVMLADPPREESHKRPRTY, encoded by the exons ATGGAGGAGTACCCTGCTAAACAAACCGAGAACCTCGACGACCCTCCCAACAGCCGCCTGTTCGTGGTCACCAGCCGGTCCATCACCGAGGAGGAGCTGCGGGAGAGCTTCTCCGTGTTCGGGGACATCCAGGGGGTCTGGGTGGTCAAAGACAAGCAGACCAAGGAGTCCAAAGGAATCTGCTATGTCAAGTTCTCCAAGTCGTCTCAGGCCTGCCTGGCCATGGAGGAGATGCACGGCAAAGTGCTGGCGGAGGGGACCAAACCCATCAAG GTGTTCATCGCCCAGTCACGGTCTTCAACAAGACACAGAGACGTTGAGGATGAGGAGCTGACCAGGATCTTCGTCATGATCCCCAAAAGCTTCTCAGAGGAGGACctcaaaaacacattcaaa gagTATGGTGACATTGAGTATTGTGTGATCATCAAGAATAAGACCACAGGGGAGAGTAAAGGACTGGGCTACGTGAGATACTACAAACCCTCCCAGGCAGCTGTCGCTATTGAGAACTGTGACAAAA cttacaGAGCCATCCTGGCTGAACCTCGCACCAAAAATACAGCACCAGAAGAGTACCCTGTGGGACCACCCAGAGGTGATTACTCAAGCAGTGGTGGTGACTCCATGAACCAGTATGCCTTCCCTATGG CTGACCCTGGCAACTACCCGGTCATGGACTATCGCTCCAGTGACATGACGAGGTGCCTGATGATTTCAACAAGGGCCGCACTCACCCAGGAGCAGGTGTTTGCTCTGTTCGACATCATTCCTGGTATGGAATACTGCGAGCTGCAGAGAGACGCGTACGGAATGAGCAAAG GTCACGCTTTGATTCGATACAGTAACCTGGGATCAGCGGTTTACGCCAAGGAGAAGCTGAACGGCTTCGAATATCCACCTGGAAACAGACTGGTCGTAAATTTTGTTGATGATGGAGAGGACCGcagcag TCCTGTAGGTCGCATGGCCATGCAGTTTGTAGCAACCCAGATGATGTCTGCAGCGTGGAACGGCCCCTCCAGCAGCCAAGCAATGAAACCTCCT AGCTTCCCTCCTGTCTCCCCAATGGCCCGGATTCAGACAGACGTCAACCTACCCTCTATGAAGAAGCTGGCTCCACCCGACAGCAAGGCGAAGGAGCGCTTGTTTGTTGTCTTCAGCCCCTCCCCGCTGCCCCCAGATGTGCTGGAGGACGTTTTCTG tcgCTTTGGTTCCCTTATCGAGGTCCATTTGGTTCCTGGGAGGAAGGTTGGATACATGAAGTACGCAGACAAACAG TGTGCTGATGAGGCCATGGCGGCGCTCCATGGTCGGGTCGTCAACGGAGTAAAGATGAAGGTGATGCTGGCTGATCCTCCCAGAGAGGAATCCCATAAGCGTCCTCGTACCTACTAG